The region ATTAGTTAGTGGATCTCTGCTTATTTTTTATGAATATTTTTTATGATTTTGCTCTTGAAATATTAAATAAGCTTAAGTAAAATTTAATATAATTTAACAATTAAGAAAAGAGGAGCACCATATATGAAACATATTGCATTTGTTTTACATCGTTTTTCAACTGGAAATAAGAAAATTGAATTAGTTTTACCAGAAGTCTGGCAAGCCGCTTCTCTGTTTGATCAACTTCAAAAGAATTTTGTTGAATTTTCTAAATATTTAGAGTGGATTGAAAAAATTAAGTCTGCTAAAGATGAAGCTGCATCAATTAAAATGTTTCAAGAAAAGATGGTTGCTGGGGAGGCATTCAATTTAGTTATCTTAGTTGATGGTGTCCCTAGTGGAATGATTGATTTGCACGAATTGAATCAAAGATCAGGTGAAGTAGGTTATTGGCTTTCTGGGGATGCGCAGCATTTAGGAATTATGACCAAATCGGTTGAGTTTTTAGTAGAGTATGCTTTTAAACAGCTGAATTTAGAATTTTTAATTTTACGAACGGCTCAGGATAATTTAGCTAGTCAACATGTGGCCCAGCGTGCAGGATTTCAGTATGTGAAAGATGATAAAAATAATCATAAAGTCTTTGTATTAAAGAACGAGTAAAATCAGGAGGAACAGGTATGGAATTTAAGAAGATAACAAACAAAAATTTATGGGATGTTGTCAATCTTCAAGTTAAAGCAAATCAAAAGACATATGTTGCGACTAATACAGTTAGTTTATTAGAAGCTTATGCTACCCAGAATGAAAATGAACGAGTTGAAACTTTTGCTGTGTATGAAAAAGATATATTAGTTGGTTTTATTATGATTAACTTTAATGTATTCAATTGGGACGGAGCACCAAAAGTAGCTCGTAATAATTATTGTATCTGGCGATTTATGATTGACCAAAGATATCAAGGAAAAGGATTGGGCAAAAAAGCACTAAATAAACTTATTGATTATATAAGAGCAAAGCCTCTAAGCGAAGGTAAAAAAATATATTTGTCCTATGTACCTGGAAACGAATGGGCGGAGAAATTATACAAAGAAGCTGGGTTTGTTCCGAACGGAGAAAAAGATGAGGAAGAAATTGTGTTAGTACTCGATTTAGGTGGTGAAAATAATGACAGATAAACTTGTTGATTGGGCTATTCGTCTTCAAAGCTTAGCGCAAGCTGGATTAACATATGGAAAAGATAATTTTGACCTTGAGCGTTATCAAGAAATCCGCGATATTTCGGCTGAAATGGTGGCTGAGAAGGCAGGTTTGTCAATTGAGAAGGTAAAAAATCTATTTTGTAATGAAGTAGGCTATCAAACTCCTAAGATAGGAACTCGGGCAGCTATTTTTAAAGATAGTAAAATGTTGCTGGTTCAAGAAAGTGATGGCTTATGGTCAATTCCAGGTGGTTGGTGTGAGGTAAATCTATCAGTTAAAGAGAATGTGATTAAAGAAATCAAGGAAGAGGCTGGCATTGATATTACAGTTGAAAAATTAATTGCAATTCATGATAGTAATAAGCACTATAAAGGGATGTATCCTTATGGAATTAGCACAGTATTTTTCTTATGTAAGCCGGTTGGTGGAAGCTTTAAAGAAAACGATGAAACTATTGCAAGTGGTTATTTTGCGTTGGATAATTTACCCGAGTTGAGTGAAGATAAGGGATCACGTGAACAGGTAGAAATGTGCTTTAAGGCATATCATGATCCATATTGGCAAGCGGAGTTTGAATAGGAATAAGTTTATGTAGCAGTAAAAAAATAAAGAGGATTGATGATTATGAAATCAAAAAGTGTAAGCTTTAAAATTGCAGTTTTATTTTTAACTTTTACGGCAGTGTTTACACTATTCCGATCATCAATGTCAGGAATATTTTCATTATTCTATGCTAAAAATGGTATCCCGAATGCTAATATTAGTTCAATAAAATCCTTTCAAAATATTGGTATCATGCTGGGGTTGCTACCAGCTGGATATTTAGCAGATAGAATTGGAAGATTAAAAGTTCTAGCTTTATCTTCCATAGTTATTGCAAGTAGTTTTTTAATCCTAATTCTATTTAGAAACTTTTTATTCTTTTCTTTAGCAGAACTCTTATATGGAATTGGACTTGCACTTAATTCTGGAACACTCATTGCCTATATAACTGACTTGCAAGAGCAAAATCATCTTTCTCCGAATAGCAAATTAATGGGGATGCAAGTTATCATCCTAAATTTAACCACCTTAATAGGTGGAAATATTGGTACCGGGCTCTTTGCAATTACAGATACTGCACCAGTTTGGTTTGCATTGATTGGCTTAGGATTATATCCTGCGTTTATTTTTTTCATGATACAGTTTTTATCTTTTTCGGATAATAAGGCATCACATAAGCGGAAAAATAATATTAAAAATATTGCTAGTTTCTTTAAAAAAAGAAATTTCTGGATATTGTTGTTGCTGAATATTGGATATGATTGTGGAACGCAATTTATTCTAATATATTGGTCGATTATCTACGTTAAAAAATTAGGCTTTAATTTATCTCTTGTCTATACCTTGTTTATGTGTGCACTTATTTTAGGGTCGCTTATATTTAATAGGATATCAACATTTGCTAGTTCAAGAAGTATTACGATATTAAATACAGTGTGCATGATTTTGGTGTTTGTTCTGAGTGGAATTATAGAAAATAAATATTTGTTGTTGCCCCTTTTTCTATTAATTGAATTACTAATGGGGATGATGTCAGGACAGATTTTTGCTACTAGTAATGAAGCAATTTATGGAGAAAGCAACAAATCTACTATGCTTTCGACAGTTTCATTTATTACTGAAATTTTAGTCAGTCTTTCTCTATTTGTAAGTAACGCAATTATGAAGTGGGCTGGAAATTTAAAAGTGATGTTTTTTGTATCAGCAGCTTACTTTAGCATTGTTTTATTAATAATTCCGTTGATAAAGCAGAAGAAAGAGTTAAGTGCAAAATAAAAAAAGACGATCAGTCATAATCGAGTGATCGTTGTCTCTTAATATGTATATTTAAATTTTGGATGGAGCATGTTTATCTAAAATTTTATGATCTCCTGTTGTAACTAAAGTTAAAATTAATTCATTATGATTTAACGAATATACAACAATCCATTGGTCGTAGGTAGAATTGTTAAAGTTACCAATGCGAGAAGGATGAAATTCGTTATAACCTTCTCATTTTCCCTTTAATTGATGGTGCTTCATTTTCTTTAACTTTGAGGTGTCATTTTCTAAAATAGCCTTTAGGCAGATACTAATTAATTCAACTGGATAATTTTTTCTCTTTAATTTCTTTAATTCTTTTTTATAGGTCGGAGATATATAAATTCTAATATTTTTCATAAACGATCCATCCAATTATCTAGATCGTCTAAAGTGCCAATTTTTTCAATATTTCCAGTTTCTACTTCTTTTTTTGCTTTTAAAGCTTCAGGTGAATCTAGAAAATTAATGAGTTCTATATCATCATCTGCTGCTTTTCCAACAGCAAATCTTAAAAATTCAGAAAGAGTAATTCCTCGTGTTGCTAAATTTCTTATTGCTTTTTCTTTTACATTTTTAGAAACACGAGTTGAAGCAGTGCTATTACGAGTAACCATATTATCCATAAAAACATCTCCTTTCATGGAATACCATTGTATTACGCAATGCTTAAATTGACAACAAATGAAAGAGGTGAGATAAGAATGTCTAAATTAATTATCATTAGAGGTAATTCCGGTAGTGGTAAGACCACTCTGGCGAAAGAAATTCATCAACGGCTGCCGCGTAATACTTTACTGATTTCACAAGATACAGTTAGACGAGATATACTCCGCGTTAAAGATGGAAAAAACACTTTAGGATTACCATTATTTGAGGATTTACTTCATTATGGTTATCAAAATTGTGATTATGTGATCCTTGAAGGCATTTTGAATGCGGAATGGTATGAGCCTTTGTTTAGACAAGCAGAGGAGCTATTTGGTAAGGAAATTTTTGCATATTATTTTGATATTTCTTTTGAGGAAACCCTAATACGCCATAAGCAGCGTCATATTAGTTCTTTTGGAGAAAAGCAAATGCGTTCGTGGTGGAAAGAAAAAGATTATATCAATTTTATTTCTGAAACTAAGTTTTCTAGCCAAACAACTTTAAGGCAAGAAATTGAAATGATTATGAAGGATATTGGCTATGTCAACAATCATTAATCAATTAAATAGGCGGTTGAAATCTGACTTGCACGAAATTAATCATGAATCACTTAACAGCACTTTTGTTGGCTATAGTAATTTATATCGGCAATCGATTTTTGTAAAACAATTTGCAAAAGAGCAAGGTTATTACACTGAAAAGATGGTTACAAATCAGTTAAATGATCGAGTTTTAGGCGGTTTTCCGCTTAATAATACGTTTGTTTTAGTGTTAAAAGATTGCTCACCAAAAGATATAGGAGAAAAGATTGATTCGAATCTAGTTTTTGAGATGGGACAAGTATTAGGAGAATATCATTTAAAGGTGAAACCATTTATAAGAATTAAGCTTGTTAATGGGCAGTTTGATGATTACGTGGCTGAAATAGATTCTTTTAAAGAAAGTTCATACAAAAGAAGATTGAAGAAACTTACTAGTAAATTTTTACCTTATGAAAATGAAATTAAGTTAGAATTATCTCAACATTCAAAATTTGTCTTGCATGGTGATGTGGGCATCAGAAACTATAAATATGTTGATAGTAAGCTAGCACTTATTGACTTTGAAAAAGCACGTTTAGGGCCAGTATATCAAGATTTTATAAAATTGTTTTACCAAGATTTTGATTTGAATGAAGAATTGATTCAATCATTTCTGGCGGGATATTCAAGTAAGAATCCTAATTATCACTTATCTGACTTAACAAAACAATATTTGATTTTTACTACTGCAGTGGGCATTTTTAACTATACTGAAAAAATTGAGGATCTGGCTTTCAGACATATTGGAGAGACAATGTTAGACACGATTGAGAAGAAATAGATGGAACAAGATTACATTAAAAACTTGCGTAAAAAGGTAGACCATGAACCACTAATTTTAAATTTTGCTGGTGGAGTTTTAGTCAACGATCAAGATGAAATCTTGTTGCAGAAAAGGTCGGATTTTAAGTCATGGGGTCTGCCAGGTGGAGCAATGGAATTTGGAGAATCTGCTCAAGAGACATGTGTGCGTGAATTTTTAGAAGAAACAGGATTGAAAGTGAAAGTTAAATCTTTGCTAGGAATTTCGACAGATTTTATCCAGCATTATCCTAATGGGGATGTAGCCCAAGCTGTCGTGATTGAATTCTTGGTAGAGCTAGTAGGTAAAACGAATAAGAAACCGGATTTAGAAACATTGGAATTGAAATATTTTTCTAAAGATAATTTACCGGATATTTTTAATAAGCAGCACTTAAATTTTATTGAGCATTACTATAAACGAGATTATCCATTTTTTGAATAGGAGTATGTATGAAAGAAGAGCGATGTATTTTACAAATAGATAAAGATACAAAAGCTGTTATTGAACCCGATTATGAAAAACAATCTTTTAAATTTCATTCTAAATTATTATTTGCTTTTGTTCCTAAAGAAGATATTGATAATTTTTTAGAACAAGTTCCCCATAAAGTGTTAGGCTCGTATGATACCATTTCCTTTCAACCAGATATTTATGAAATTGAAAGGAACGGAGAATACTTTACTTTATGCCAAGCTCCTTTAGGAGCACCAGCAGCCACACAATTACTTGATTGGTTAATTGCATACGGGGTTAAAAAAGTTTTAGCATTTGGAAATGCCGGTGCGCTTGTAGATTTACCGGAAAATGAGATGTTTATTCCGACTAAGGCAATTAGAGATGAAGGAACTTCTTTCCATTATTTAGAAGATAGTCTAACGGTCGATTTGAACACCAAATTTTTAAGTCAAGTAAAAAAGGCAATAACTGAGCTAGACTACAAATATAATGAAGTGACGACATGGACAACAGATGCCTTTTTCAGAGAAACACCGAAAAAAGTGAAGCAATTTCGTGACTTAGGAGCCTCTGTAGTAGAGATGGAATGTTCAGCACTAGCAGCTTGTGCACAATTTAGAAAAATCAAATTTGCGCAAATTTTGTTTACAGCTGATACTTTAGCTAATGAAGAGGACTATGATCCACGTGATGGTGGAACCGATTCACATCGGCGTGGATTAGAAATTTGCTTTGAGATATTACAAAAATTGTAGGAGGAGTAGGTATGAAAGAAAAGACAGGACAACCATTTATTTTAGATTTTGATGGGAATCATCATGCCGTGCTTGAACCAGATTTTGAAGACTTACCATTTCACTTTCATCCGAAGTTACTTTACGCCTTTGTTCCTAAAGAAGAAATTGATTCTTTTTTAGATCAACATCCTCATCGCACTCTAGGAAGTTTCCGTACTATTTCGTTTAGACCTAAAATTTATGAGGTCAAAATTGAAAACGAATATTTCACTTTATGCCAAGCTCCATTAGGAGCGCCTGCGGCCACAAAGTTACTTGATTGGTTAATTAACTATGGAGTTAAACAAATTTTAGCGGTTGGAAATGCTGGTACATTAAATGATTTGCCCGAAAATACAATGCTTGTACCTACAAAAGCAATTCGAGGAGAGGGAACTTCATTTTATTACTTAAAACCTAGTCAGTTTGTAAAACTAGAACCTGCATACTTGTCTCAAGTTGAAAGAGCAATTTCAGAATTAGGCTATAAATACAATGAAATCATCACCTGGACGACTGATGGTTTTTTCAGAGAAACGCCAAAGAAAGTTGCTCAATTTCGTCAATTAGGAGCCGATACTGTTGAAATGGAGTGTGCGGCTTTAGCAGCGTGTGCACAATTTAGAAAAGTAGATTTTGCGCAAATTTTGTTTACTGGAGATTCATTGGCAAAAATGGAAAACTACGAGCGCCGTGGTTGGGGACGTAAGTCATATGGAATTGGATTAGAAGTGGGTAGTCAAGTGTTAAATAAATTGAACAATTTTAAATAGAAATTCAATCTGTAAGACTTTAAAGAAGTAGGAGAAGCTTATGAAAGAACAACCATTTATTTTAGATTTTGACCCAAACCATCATGCAGTAATTGAACCAGATCATGATCAAGAACCATTTCATTTTCACTCACGCTTGCTTTATGCCTTTGTTCCTCAGAATGAAATTGATGCATTTTTAGATCAGCATCTTCACCGCACTATAGGTGAATTTGAGTCAGTTTCTTTTAGTCCAAAGATTTATGAAGTTGAATTAAATGGTAAATACTTTACTTTATGTCAAGCACCGCTTGGAGGACCTGCTTCTGTCCAATTACTTGATTGGTTGATTAGTTATGGCGTGAATCAAGTTTTAACTGTTGGTAATGCGGGCACGCTAACTGATTTACCTGAAAATGAGATGTTACTAGTCAAACGTGCAATTCGTGATGAAGGAACCTCTTTTCATTATATGGAGCCAGGTCAATTTATTGATTTAAATCAGGATTTCTTAAAACGGGTAGAAGATGCATTAGCTACTTTAAATCTTAAGTATGATGAAATTACTACTTGGACAACTGATGGCTTCTTCAGAGAAACGCCCAAGAAAGTCGCACATTTTCGTCAGTTAGGAGCTGCAACTGTTGAAATGGAATGTGCGTCGTTAGCAGCTTGTGCGCAATTCAGAAAAGTGGATTTCGCTCAAATTTTATTTACTGCTGATACTTTGGCTGATATAGAAAACTATGATGAACGCGACTGGGGGTATGAATCTCATAGTGCGGGGTTAGAGATTGGATCTAAAGTTTTAACGAAATTAGGTAAAAATGAATAAACAATTGAAACAATTTTGGCAAGATTTTTGCCAAAGCCATAACTTAGAATATGATACTCCGGTAGAAGCATGGGCTTTTGGTGCAACGCCGCAGCAAGCAGACGAATTAGCTGAGTTGGTAAATCGAGGCATAAAAACTGCTACTACATCTGCCTATGAACTTTATGATAAAAATGAAAAAATACCTCAAGTAGGTGAGTGGAGTATTGTTTTGAATAGTAAAGAAGAACCTATTTGTGTTATTCAAGATAAGGTAGTGGAAATTATACCTTATGGTTTAATTTCTAAAGAGCACGCCTACCACGAAGGTGAGGGTGATCGCAGTTATGAATATTGGCGTAGGGTTCACGATGACTATTTTAGGCATGAATATCAAGAAGCAGGTAAAGCCTTTTATCCTCAAGCACCAATGGTATGTGAAGTTTTTGAAAAGGTAGAGTAAAAAACATACCTTACTTATATAGTTTATAATCTAATCGGCTTTTCTCACACATCTTGCATAGATGTGATTGAGGGAAGAAGCCGTTTTTTATTTTTAGCTAAGTAATTGGCATAAAAAGTCATTGTCGCCTTTTTATTAGAAATCTTGACAAGGATGCGATCGACTGTATCTTCTTGCCATCCAGGTTTGAACTAAGTAATGATAATATGAGTAAGATTGATGATGTGGATAAAAATGATAGTCAATTTTTGACTATTACGATCCTCAAACCATTGCACCAAATCATCGAATTGAAAGATATTGGCAAACGAAAAGAAGTTAAAAGAGGCTAAAAAATCCTCAGCTGATTAAAAATCAACTGAGGAATAAAAACTTTATGTGTTTCTACTGTCTACTTGACGGGGAATGTATCAATAATACTGCTTAACGTCTTTTTCTATTTATTCCATTCAGCCAAATCTACAGTTTGCTGCATTAAGGTTGCAATAGTCATTGGACCCACGCCACCAGGAACTGGAGTGATGTTTTCAGCTACTTCTTTAACATCATCAAAATCTACATCCCCAACTAAATGATGATTTGCCATCCGATTAATTCCTACATCAATCACAGTTGCACCGGGCTTAACCTGATCTTTTTTAATTAAGTTAGGTTTGCCAGCAGCTACAACTAAAATATCAGCATGTTTAGTGTAATAATCGATATTATCCGTATGTAAGCTTACCATTGTTACTGTCGCATTTTCATTGATGAGAAGCGATTGAAGAGGACGACTTACTAAAATGCTGCGTCCAATGATTGTTACGTTTTTGCCTTCAATTTTATCTAAATAAGAGTGAAGCAAAGTCATAATTCCCCGTGAAGTACAAGAAACAGGATAGTGTCCATTTTCATTGTTATAAAGTTTACCAACATTTTTAGAATTAAAACCATCCACATCTTTTTCAGGAGCAATTGCTTCAATAAGTTCAGTTTGATTGAGATGCTTAGGTAAAGGAAGCTGAATTAAAATTGCGTGAATAGTTGGATCGTCATTATAGTGATGAATTGCTTGTAAAACTTCAGCTTGACTCACATCTTTTGGGAATTTTCTCAAGATAGATTTCATTCCCAACTTTTCTGCAGTTCTATGTTTATTTCGAGTGTAAATAACGCTAGCAGGATTATCTCCGATTAAAATTACTACAATTCCTGGAATAATACCCACAGATTTTAGCTTTTCTACTCGTTCTTTAGTTTTAGCATTTAATTCTTTAGCAATTTTACGACCATCAATAATGTTTGTCATTAACAAAGCGCCTCTTTCATCAAAAAAGGTGTTGCCAATTAGCAACACTTTTTGGACTTTAGTGAATTGGATATTTATCGGTTAAAGCTCTAACATCTTCAGCTACCTCTTTAATAGCAAGTTCATTATCAGCATTAGTAAGAGCTTTAATAATTAAATCTGCAACTGTACGAGCATCGTCTTCTTTAAAACCACGAGAAGTTATTGCAGGTGAGCCAATTCGTAAGCCGGATGTGATAAAGGGACTACGCTGATCATTAGGGATGCTTTCTTTATTGGTTGTGATATTTACACTATCGAGCAAATTTTGTGCATCTTTTCCAGTTAAACCTGTTTTAGTAATATCCAAAATCATTAGGTGGTTATCAGTTCCACCAGATACAACGCGGATAGTTTCAGATTTATTGAACTCAGCTGCCATGGCTTTGGCATTCTTGATTACTTGATCAGTCCAAATTTTAAATTGAGGTTGTAGATCTTCATAAAATGCTTGCGCCTTTGCGGCAATAACCTGTTCTAAGGGACCACCTTGAGTTCCAGGGAAGAGGGCAGAGTTGATCTTCTTTGCAATTTCAGAATTATTAGTCAGAATCATTCCTCCGCGAGGCCCGCGTAAAGTTTTGTGTGTAGTAGTAGTTACTACATCAGCTACAGGGACTGGATTTGGATGATCACCAGTCGCCACCAGGCCAGCAATATGAGCCATATCTACCATCAAATAAGCTTCGACAGCATCCGCAATTTCTCTAAATTTATCCCAATCGATGATTCGGCTATAGGCAGAAGCACCAGCAACGATGATTTGAGGTTGAATTTCTTTAGCATCAGCCATAATTTGATCATAATCAAGCTCTTCAGTTTCTGGATTTAAACCATAAGAAAATGATTGATAATTTTTACCAGAAAAATTGACCTTGGAACCGTGTGTTAAGTGACCACCGGCGTCCATGCCCATTCCTAAAATTTTATCACCAGGCTTTAAAAGTGCTTGATAAACTGCCATATTAGCTTGTGAGCCAGAGTGAGGTTGAACATTAGCAAACTTTGCATCAAACAATTCTTTAGCATAATCAATTGCTCTTTGTTCAACTTCATCGATATATTGGCATCCACCATAGTAACGTTTTCCGGGATAGCCTTCAGCGTATTTGTTGGTGAGAACACTTCCTTGTGCTTCTCGAACAGCATCAGAAACGATATTTTCAGATGCAATTAGTTCGATAGTGTGCTGTTGACGATCTTCTTCTTTTTTGATGGATTTCCAGAGTTCTGGGTCTTTAGCTGCATATTCCATTAATGAGATCAGCTCCTTCATGCATAAACGATAGTTATTATTCTATGTTACTATGTGGGAAAATGTTATGTCAACGGCGTCATTTTTAGCTATAGTAAAAATCATTAGTAATTAGTGTAGTCAATTACATTATTTTTTCATAGTTATAAGTAGAGGTAGAGAATCATAAAATATTATTTTATATATAATTTAGAACGCCTTCTTCATCATTAGTGTCAGTTATATGGCTAGCTACTATTAATAGTGGAGGAGATGAATTTTTCATAGCAACTCTATATCCCACTTCTTGAATCATTTCCAAGTCATTACCACCATCCCCAAAAGCACACATTTCACTAAGCTTAATATTTAAAATTTTACCTAGTTCTCTTAATCCATTAGCTTTATGCATACCAATTTGAATAATATCGAGATCTCCATGTCCACTACTTGTTACATCACTATAATTACCTAATTTATCTTTAAAGAGTTTGATATAGTACTCAGTTTTATCGTCAGGGCATTGTATAGAGAACTTGAGAATCTTGTCGTGAATTGAATCTAGAGTTTGTATTTTTTCAAATGATGATAATAATGATTTGAAAATTTAAAATATTCTTCAGGCATTTATTAAGAGCATAAGCAGCATTTTTACCACATACTAAAAAATTTATTTCTTTTTGTTTTATCAAAAAGCTTTCAATATGTTTAACCGCATCTTCTGAAAATGAATGAACTACATAAACTTTTTTAGGATTACGGATCAAAGCACCGTTTTCTGTAATATAATCAATATCATTATATTCTGTAAAATAATCTTTAAGTTGGAAATATTGATTTCTACTTGCTACCACAAAATGAATACCTTTTTCGTCTAATTTAGAATGAATTTTGTGAAAACGTGCCGTCCATGTCAACTGCAATTAATTTAATCATAAAAGTTCCCCTATAAAACTATATTCATAAAGTAAATTATATCATAAAAGCGCTATTTATAATTAGAGAATAATATAATATAGATCTTTAAATGCAAAATGCCAAGCCTTAAAGGCCTGGCATTTTTTGTAAGTATATAATTCGTTTCGTGGATAGCTTAATCTTTTTTAATTACCCCTACTTGCTTGATCTTTGATAAAACTTTATCTCCGTGAGGTGATTTGTTGTAAAGGGGTTCGGTTAAATCATTACCAGCTTCGTATCCATGGTGTTCACCATTTTTCCAATGAGAGTTATTAGTGACATCATAGACTTTCCCATTGACTGCGATATAAGCAGGATTGCCATTTTTACCGTTGTACTTTTTTAATTCTTCAAGAGTAAATTCTTGCATAATGATTTCCTTTCTTTGTTAATAGCCTAATTTGATAGTAACACGCTTAGTTAATTTATTAAAAGATAAGCACTTATAAAAAATATGCTATTTATAAGCGTTTATCTATTACATTATTAAAAAATAAAGTTACAATAATTATGTAATCATTTTCATCATTAACAATATAGGTGATAAATTATGCGAAATAAATTATTTGGTCTTATTTATATGTCTTCCTATAAAATTCAGTTAAATATTGTGAATTTGAAGGATTTGACAATCATTGAAAAAATTG is a window of Lactobacillus intestinalis DNA encoding:
- a CDS encoding GNAT family N-acetyltransferase, with product MKHIAFVLHRFSTGNKKIELVLPEVWQAASLFDQLQKNFVEFSKYLEWIEKIKSAKDEAASIKMFQEKMVAGEAFNLVILVDGVPSGMIDLHELNQRSGEVGYWLSGDAQHLGIMTKSVEFLVEYAFKQLNLEFLILRTAQDNLASQHVAQRAGFQYVKDDKNNHKVFVLKNE
- a CDS encoding GNAT family N-acetyltransferase, with translation MEFKKITNKNLWDVVNLQVKANQKTYVATNTVSLLEAYATQNENERVETFAVYEKDILVGFIMINFNVFNWDGAPKVARNNYCIWRFMIDQRYQGKGLGKKALNKLIDYIRAKPLSEGKKIYLSYVPGNEWAEKLYKEAGFVPNGEKDEEEIVLVLDLGGENNDR
- a CDS encoding NUDIX hydrolase N-terminal domain-containing protein, whose protein sequence is MTDKLVDWAIRLQSLAQAGLTYGKDNFDLERYQEIRDISAEMVAEKAGLSIEKVKNLFCNEVGYQTPKIGTRAAIFKDSKMLLVQESDGLWSIPGGWCEVNLSVKENVIKEIKEEAGIDITVEKLIAIHDSNKHYKGMYPYGISTVFFLCKPVGGSFKENDETIASGYFALDNLPELSEDKGSREQVEMCFKAYHDPYWQAEFE
- a CDS encoding MFS transporter — encoded protein: MKSKSVSFKIAVLFLTFTAVFTLFRSSMSGIFSLFYAKNGIPNANISSIKSFQNIGIMLGLLPAGYLADRIGRLKVLALSSIVIASSFLILILFRNFLFFSLAELLYGIGLALNSGTLIAYITDLQEQNHLSPNSKLMGMQVIILNLTTLIGGNIGTGLFAITDTAPVWFALIGLGLYPAFIFFMIQFLSFSDNKASHKRKNNIKNIASFFKKRNFWILLLLNIGYDCGTQFILIYWSIIYVKKLGFNLSLVYTLFMCALILGSLIFNRISTFASSRSITILNTVCMILVFVLSGIIENKYLLLPLFLLIELLMGMMSGQIFATSNEAIYGESNKSTMLSTVSFITEILVSLSLFVSNAIMKWAGNLKVMFFVSAAYFSIVLLIIPLIKQKKELSAK
- a CDS encoding kinase; translated protein: MSKLIIIRGNSGSGKTTLAKEIHQRLPRNTLLISQDTVRRDILRVKDGKNTLGLPLFEDLLHYGYQNCDYVILEGILNAEWYEPLFRQAEELFGKEIFAYYFDISFEETLIRHKQRHISSFGEKQMRSWWKEKDYINFISETKFSSQTTLRQEIEMIMKDIGYVNNH
- a CDS encoding phosphotransferase, with the translated sequence MSTIINQLNRRLKSDLHEINHESLNSTFVGYSNLYRQSIFVKQFAKEQGYYTEKMVTNQLNDRVLGGFPLNNTFVLVLKDCSPKDIGEKIDSNLVFEMGQVLGEYHLKVKPFIRIKLVNGQFDDYVAEIDSFKESSYKRRLKKLTSKFLPYENEIKLELSQHSKFVLHGDVGIRNYKYVDSKLALIDFEKARLGPVYQDFIKLFYQDFDLNEELIQSFLAGYSSKNPNYHLSDLTKQYLIFTTAVGIFNYTEKIEDLAFRHIGETMLDTIEKK
- a CDS encoding NUDIX hydrolase; protein product: MEQDYIKNLRKKVDHEPLILNFAGGVLVNDQDEILLQKRSDFKSWGLPGGAMEFGESAQETCVREFLEETGLKVKVKSLLGISTDFIQHYPNGDVAQAVVIEFLVELVGKTNKKPDLETLELKYFSKDNLPDIFNKQHLNFIEHYYKRDYPFFE
- a CDS encoding nucleoside phosphorylase, producing MKEERCILQIDKDTKAVIEPDYEKQSFKFHSKLLFAFVPKEDIDNFLEQVPHKVLGSYDTISFQPDIYEIERNGEYFTLCQAPLGAPAATQLLDWLIAYGVKKVLAFGNAGALVDLPENEMFIPTKAIRDEGTSFHYLEDSLTVDLNTKFLSQVKKAITELDYKYNEVTTWTTDAFFRETPKKVKQFRDLGASVVEMECSALAACAQFRKIKFAQILFTADTLANEEDYDPRDGGTDSHRRGLEICFEILQKL
- a CDS encoding nucleoside phosphorylase; this encodes MKEKTGQPFILDFDGNHHAVLEPDFEDLPFHFHPKLLYAFVPKEEIDSFLDQHPHRTLGSFRTISFRPKIYEVKIENEYFTLCQAPLGAPAATKLLDWLINYGVKQILAVGNAGTLNDLPENTMLVPTKAIRGEGTSFYYLKPSQFVKLEPAYLSQVERAISELGYKYNEIITWTTDGFFRETPKKVAQFRQLGADTVEMECAALAACAQFRKVDFAQILFTGDSLAKMENYERRGWGRKSYGIGLEVGSQVLNKLNNFK
- a CDS encoding nucleoside phosphorylase; this encodes MKEQPFILDFDPNHHAVIEPDHDQEPFHFHSRLLYAFVPQNEIDAFLDQHLHRTIGEFESVSFSPKIYEVELNGKYFTLCQAPLGGPASVQLLDWLISYGVNQVLTVGNAGTLTDLPENEMLLVKRAIRDEGTSFHYMEPGQFIDLNQDFLKRVEDALATLNLKYDEITTWTTDGFFRETPKKVAHFRQLGAATVEMECASLAACAQFRKVDFAQILFTADTLADIENYDERDWGYESHSAGLEIGSKVLTKLGKNE
- a CDS encoding ASCH domain-containing protein; translation: MNKQLKQFWQDFCQSHNLEYDTPVEAWAFGATPQQADELAELVNRGIKTATTSAYELYDKNEKIPQVGEWSIVLNSKEEPICVIQDKVVEIIPYGLISKEHAYHEGEGDRSYEYWRRVHDDYFRHEYQEAGKAFYPQAPMVCEVFEKVE
- a CDS encoding tetrahydrofolate dehydrogenase/cyclohydrolase catalytic domain-containing protein produces the protein MTNIIDGRKIAKELNAKTKERVEKLKSVGIIPGIVVILIGDNPASVIYTRNKHRTAEKLGMKSILRKFPKDVSQAEVLQAIHHYNDDPTIHAILIQLPLPKHLNQTELIEAIAPEKDVDGFNSKNVGKLYNNENGHYPVSCTSRGIMTLLHSYLDKIEGKNVTIIGRSILVSRPLQSLLINENATVTMVSLHTDNIDYYTKHADILVVAAGKPNLIKKDQVKPGATVIDVGINRMANHHLVGDVDFDDVKEVAENITPVPGGVGPMTIATLMQQTVDLAEWNK